A segment of the Candidatus Obscuribacterales bacterium genome:
GGTGTCTGTGTAGAGATTCCACTCAAAGGTACCAATTTTGCCGGCTTCCTGGGCTAGCTCTAGGCGTTCTTGAATGCGCTGTCGTTGATCGATTTCCTTGCGCAGGAGGGCGTTCGCCGTTTTTAATTCCGCCGTACGCTCTTGGACACGATGTTCCAGCACCTCATTAGCTTCCCGCAGGGCTTCCGCCGCCTGCTTCCGTTCGATGGCATAACAGAGCGATCGCACCAGTAGATCTTGATTGACATGGCGCTTCATCAGATAATCCTGGGCTCCGCGTCGCACCGCCTGCACGGCCAAGTCTTCATCGTTGGTATTGGTGAGTACCACGATCGGCAGGCTAGGCTGTTCTCGAATCAGGGTATCGAGGGAATCGAGACCGGTACTGTCGGGAAGAGTCAGGTCGAGTAAGGCCACATGCACCGGCTGATCCTGCAGGTAGGCGATCGCTTCATGCAACCGTTTGACATGCATAAGGGCAAATCGTTGATGGCGCGTGCCTTTGAGAACTTCTTGAAGTAGCCGCGCTTCTGCCGCATTATCCTCAACTAATAAGACATGGATGGGGGATAGTGAGGGTGGTTCGTGGTTTATCCCATCTCGGGTAGGGGCACCTCGGATGGGGGTAATATCGCTGTTTCTAACCAAAATTCTTCAATCCCGCGAATAATTTTGAACAACTGGGCCAAATTTCGTGATTTGGAAATATAGCAATTGACATGCAGATCGTAGCTATTAAAGATATCTTCCTCGTTGCGCGAGGTGGTGAGCACAATGATGGGAATGTGCTGAAGATTTGGATCAGCCTTAATTTCTGCCAACACTTCCCGTCCATCTTTTTTCGGCAGATTCAGATCCAGCAAAATAAGGTCGGGACGGATGGCCGCTTGGTAGTCCCCATCCTGTCGTAGGTAGGTCATCGCTTCCATGCCATCCCGAGTTACCACCACGTCACAGGGCGACGTGGTGCTTTTGAGGGCCTCTTGGATCAGGCGGATATCGCCGCGATTATCTTCGACCAAAAGGATAGTTTTGAGTCGTTCGTCCACTAGCATGGTTGCGATCGCGCCCTCCTACAGGAATCGTGAAATAAAACGTCGTCCCCTGATCTAGGGCTGACTCCACCCAGATCTTGCCTCGGTGGCATTCAACAATCTTTTTGCAGATAGCCAATCCCATGCCGGATCCGGGGTATTCATCGCGGGTATGGAGGCGTTGGAAAATCACAAAGATGCGTTCTGCAAACTGTGGATCAATGCCAATGCCATGGTCTTGCACAGAGAACAGCCAATCATCTTCCCGCCGCTGCACGCCAATATGGATTTGAGGTGTCTCACCGGGCTTACGGAACTTGATGGCATTGCCCATCAGGTTTTGGAAGAGCTGCATCAGTTGGGTGCGGTCTACCACAATTGTCGGCATTGGGTCGTGGGTAATCACGGCACCGGTTTCAGCCACCCGCCCCCGTAGATTACTCAGAGCCTGATCTAACGGATCGTCTAGGTCGGTGAGTTCACATTCCACCCCCTTTAGATCAACTTTAGAATAGACCAATACATCGTCAATCAGGGTTTGCATTAAGCTCACCCCTTCCACGGCAAAGCCAATAAACTCCTTGCCGTCTTCGTCTAACCGTTCGTCATACCGCATTTCCAGAAGCTGCACAAAGTTTGCTACCTGGTTCAGCGGTTCCTGTAAATCATGGGATGCCACATAGGCAAACTTCTTCAGCTCTGCGTTTGAACGCTCCAGATCTTGGGCCAGCAGCGCCAGCTCTTCAGCCTGCCGCAGAATGATATTGACGATCGCTTTCCGTAATTCCAGCACCGCCTTGATTTCCACCGGCTTCCAAGGCAACGACTTGAAGCGCACCGTCTCTTTCCATAGTTCAAAAGACTTGCGAGGGCACAGCCGCACCTCTCCTCCTTCATCGGTTACCTCATAGGCATGGTTGGGATCACCCCCCCAGTTCACCGTCTGAATGACCTCAGGGCGGAACCACAGCA
Coding sequences within it:
- a CDS encoding response regulator; this encodes MVRNSDITPIRGAPTRDGINHEPPSLSPIHVLLVEDNAAEARLLQEVLKGTRHQRFALMHVKRLHEAIAYLQDQPVHVALLDLTLPDSTGLDSLDTLIREQPSLPIVVLTNTNDEDLAVQAVRRGAQDYLMKRHVNQDLLVRSLCYAIERKQAAEALREANEVLEHRVQERTAELKTANALLRKEIDQRQRIQERLELAQEAGKIGTFEWNLYTDTILWSCNPDSRCPDMPTADAIPYKTWLQRLHPDDRSRTHQLFWQSATHQKELDTEFRTLTATDEVRWTAIKGSVFSDSTDQPLRMIGIHMDITEKKQLEAQFLRAQRLESLGTLSSGIAHDLNNILTPMLAVVQLLPLKIPDLDPSSHRLLNLLETSAHRG
- a CDS encoding response regulator → MLVDERLKTILLVEDNRGDIRLIQEALKSTTSPCDVVVTRDGMEAMTYLRQDGDYQAAIRPDLILLDLNLPKKDGREVLAEIKADPNLQHIPIIVLTTSRNEEDIFNSYDLHVNCYISKSRNLAQLFKIIRGIEEFWLETAILPPSEVPLPEMG